In the genome of Cygnus olor isolate bCygOlo1 chromosome Z, bCygOlo1.pri.v2, whole genome shotgun sequence, one region contains:
- the ELAC1 gene encoding zinc phosphodiesterase ELAC protein 1 isoform X3 — MWHINTIKMSMDITFLGTGSAYPSPTRGASALVLRREGECWLFDCGEGTQTQVMKSHLKAGRITKIFITHLHGDHFFGLPGLLCTLSLQSSPDPNKPAVDIYGPIGLRNFIWRTMELSHSQLLFPYVVHELVPTRDQCPAEEFKEFSDLARDEVSPQEAQGRILHLDPVENSYLLFDNEQLVVKAFRLFHRIPSFGFVVEEKPRTGKLNVQKLKDLGVQPGPLYGRLKNGMAVVLENGRTISPSDVLEDPIPGRKICILGDCSGVVGDAAARLCREADLLIHEATLDDTQEEKAREHGHSTPKVASDFARLCKVKKLVLTHFSQRYKPPAQVGEGDTDVTELKRQAEAVLGGQEVALAEDFMTIEIPMKK; from the exons AT GTGGCATATCAACACAATTAAGATGTCGATGGATATCACTTTCCTCGGAACGGGCTCAGCATATCCCTCTCCAACAAGAGGGGCATCAGCGTTAGTGCTTCGCAGAGAAGGAGAGTGCTGGCTCTTTGACTGCGGGGAGGGAACTCAAACACAAGTGATGAAAAGCCATCTAAAAGCAG GCAGAATAACCAAGATTTTCATAACTCATCTTCACGGTGACCATTTTTTTGGGCTTCCCGGCCTGCTGTGTACGCTTAGCCTCCAAAGTAGCCCTGACCCAAACAAACCAGCCGTCGATATTTACGGACCGATCGGACTGAGAAACTTCATCTGGAGGACCATGGAGCTCTCCCACTCCCAACTTCTCTTTCCCTACGTTGTCCATGAGCTTGTCCCTACGCGGGACCAGTGCCCTGCAgaagaatttaaagaattttctgaTTTGGCCAGAGACGAGGTATCTCCCCAGGAAGCCCAGGGGAGAATTCTCCACCTGGATCCCGTGGAAAACTCTTACTTGCTGTTTGACAACGAGCAGCTGGTTGTGAAAGCATTTCGCCTGTTTCACCGCATTCCTTCCTTTGGCTTCGTAGTGGAAGAGAAGCCCCGGACTGGTAAACTCAACGTACAAAAACTGAAAGACCTTG GAGTTCAGCCAGGTCCTTTGTACGGGAGACTGAAGAATGGAATGGCCGTCGTTCTAGAAAACGGGAGAACGATTTCTCCTTCAGATGTCTTAGAAGACCCTATTCCTGGCagaaaaatttgtattttggggGATTGTTCGGGGGTGGTTGGAGACGCAGCCGCGAGGCTTTGCCGCGAAGCAGATTTGCTGATTCACGAAGCCACGCTGGACGATACCCAAGAGGAGAAGGCCAGAGAGCATGGCCATAGCACTCCAAAAGTGGCATCTGATTTTGCCAGGCTGTGTAAAGTTAAGAAGCTGGTTTTGACTCACTTCAGCCAGCGGTACAAACCACCTGCGCAGGTAGGTGAGGGAGACACCGATGTCACTGAACTGAAGCGACAGGCAGAAGCAGTGTTAGGTGGTCAAGAAGTAGCGTTAGCCGAGGATTTTATGACAATAGAAATCccaatgaaaaagtaa
- the ELAC1 gene encoding zinc phosphodiesterase ELAC protein 1 isoform X2, whose protein sequence is MSEICILLQEIFTNIFQGKGNLILTLKWHINTIKMSMDITFLGTGSAYPSPTRGASALVLRREGECWLFDCGEGTQTQVMKSHLKAGRITKIFITHLHGDHFFGLPGLLCTLSLQSSPDPNKPAVDIYGPIGLRNFIWRTMELSHSQLLFPYVVHELVPTRDQCPAEEFKEFSDLARDEVSPQEAQGRILHLDPVENSYLLFDNEQLVVKAFRLFHRIPSFGFVVEEKPRTGKLNVQKLKDLGVQPGPLYGRLKNGMAVVLENGRTISPSDVLEDPIPGRKICILGDCSGVVGDAAARLCREADLLIHEATLDDTQEEKAREHGHSTPKVASDFARLCKVKKLVLTHFSQRYKPPAQVGEGDTDVTELKRQAEAVLGGQEVALAEDFMTIEIPMKK, encoded by the exons ATGTCTGAAATTTGTATCCTACTCCAGgaaatttttacaaatatttttcaagggAAGGGGAATTTGATCCTCACTCTGAA GTGGCATATCAACACAATTAAGATGTCGATGGATATCACTTTCCTCGGAACGGGCTCAGCATATCCCTCTCCAACAAGAGGGGCATCAGCGTTAGTGCTTCGCAGAGAAGGAGAGTGCTGGCTCTTTGACTGCGGGGAGGGAACTCAAACACAAGTGATGAAAAGCCATCTAAAAGCAG GCAGAATAACCAAGATTTTCATAACTCATCTTCACGGTGACCATTTTTTTGGGCTTCCCGGCCTGCTGTGTACGCTTAGCCTCCAAAGTAGCCCTGACCCAAACAAACCAGCCGTCGATATTTACGGACCGATCGGACTGAGAAACTTCATCTGGAGGACCATGGAGCTCTCCCACTCCCAACTTCTCTTTCCCTACGTTGTCCATGAGCTTGTCCCTACGCGGGACCAGTGCCCTGCAgaagaatttaaagaattttctgaTTTGGCCAGAGACGAGGTATCTCCCCAGGAAGCCCAGGGGAGAATTCTCCACCTGGATCCCGTGGAAAACTCTTACTTGCTGTTTGACAACGAGCAGCTGGTTGTGAAAGCATTTCGCCTGTTTCACCGCATTCCTTCCTTTGGCTTCGTAGTGGAAGAGAAGCCCCGGACTGGTAAACTCAACGTACAAAAACTGAAAGACCTTG GAGTTCAGCCAGGTCCTTTGTACGGGAGACTGAAGAATGGAATGGCCGTCGTTCTAGAAAACGGGAGAACGATTTCTCCTTCAGATGTCTTAGAAGACCCTATTCCTGGCagaaaaatttgtattttggggGATTGTTCGGGGGTGGTTGGAGACGCAGCCGCGAGGCTTTGCCGCGAAGCAGATTTGCTGATTCACGAAGCCACGCTGGACGATACCCAAGAGGAGAAGGCCAGAGAGCATGGCCATAGCACTCCAAAAGTGGCATCTGATTTTGCCAGGCTGTGTAAAGTTAAGAAGCTGGTTTTGACTCACTTCAGCCAGCGGTACAAACCACCTGCGCAGGTAGGTGAGGGAGACACCGATGTCACTGAACTGAAGCGACAGGCAGAAGCAGTGTTAGGTGGTCAAGAAGTAGCGTTAGCCGAGGATTTTATGACAATAGAAATCccaatgaaaaagtaa
- the ELAC1 gene encoding zinc phosphodiesterase ELAC protein 1 isoform X1, translated as MSSVSVAQQAAFRRLSGSYRRAKFLIQTMEHVNEQLHVQQLLVQILLQWHINTIKMSMDITFLGTGSAYPSPTRGASALVLRREGECWLFDCGEGTQTQVMKSHLKAGRITKIFITHLHGDHFFGLPGLLCTLSLQSSPDPNKPAVDIYGPIGLRNFIWRTMELSHSQLLFPYVVHELVPTRDQCPAEEFKEFSDLARDEVSPQEAQGRILHLDPVENSYLLFDNEQLVVKAFRLFHRIPSFGFVVEEKPRTGKLNVQKLKDLGVQPGPLYGRLKNGMAVVLENGRTISPSDVLEDPIPGRKICILGDCSGVVGDAAARLCREADLLIHEATLDDTQEEKAREHGHSTPKVASDFARLCKVKKLVLTHFSQRYKPPAQVGEGDTDVTELKRQAEAVLGGQEVALAEDFMTIEIPMKK; from the exons ATGTCCTCGGTCTCAGTCGCACAACAGGCAGCATTCAGAAGATTGTCCGGCTCCTACAGACGGGCTAAGTTCCTTATTCAGACGATGGAGCACGTAAATGAACAGCTCCATGTACAGCAGCTGTTGGTGCAGATCCTTCTGCA GTGGCATATCAACACAATTAAGATGTCGATGGATATCACTTTCCTCGGAACGGGCTCAGCATATCCCTCTCCAACAAGAGGGGCATCAGCGTTAGTGCTTCGCAGAGAAGGAGAGTGCTGGCTCTTTGACTGCGGGGAGGGAACTCAAACACAAGTGATGAAAAGCCATCTAAAAGCAG GCAGAATAACCAAGATTTTCATAACTCATCTTCACGGTGACCATTTTTTTGGGCTTCCCGGCCTGCTGTGTACGCTTAGCCTCCAAAGTAGCCCTGACCCAAACAAACCAGCCGTCGATATTTACGGACCGATCGGACTGAGAAACTTCATCTGGAGGACCATGGAGCTCTCCCACTCCCAACTTCTCTTTCCCTACGTTGTCCATGAGCTTGTCCCTACGCGGGACCAGTGCCCTGCAgaagaatttaaagaattttctgaTTTGGCCAGAGACGAGGTATCTCCCCAGGAAGCCCAGGGGAGAATTCTCCACCTGGATCCCGTGGAAAACTCTTACTTGCTGTTTGACAACGAGCAGCTGGTTGTGAAAGCATTTCGCCTGTTTCACCGCATTCCTTCCTTTGGCTTCGTAGTGGAAGAGAAGCCCCGGACTGGTAAACTCAACGTACAAAAACTGAAAGACCTTG GAGTTCAGCCAGGTCCTTTGTACGGGAGACTGAAGAATGGAATGGCCGTCGTTCTAGAAAACGGGAGAACGATTTCTCCTTCAGATGTCTTAGAAGACCCTATTCCTGGCagaaaaatttgtattttggggGATTGTTCGGGGGTGGTTGGAGACGCAGCCGCGAGGCTTTGCCGCGAAGCAGATTTGCTGATTCACGAAGCCACGCTGGACGATACCCAAGAGGAGAAGGCCAGAGAGCATGGCCATAGCACTCCAAAAGTGGCATCTGATTTTGCCAGGCTGTGTAAAGTTAAGAAGCTGGTTTTGACTCACTTCAGCCAGCGGTACAAACCACCTGCGCAGGTAGGTGAGGGAGACACCGATGTCACTGAACTGAAGCGACAGGCAGAAGCAGTGTTAGGTGGTCAAGAAGTAGCGTTAGCCGAGGATTTTATGACAATAGAAATCccaatgaaaaagtaa
- the ELAC1 gene encoding zinc phosphodiesterase ELAC protein 1 isoform X4 has product MSMDITFLGTGSAYPSPTRGASALVLRREGECWLFDCGEGTQTQVMKSHLKAGRITKIFITHLHGDHFFGLPGLLCTLSLQSSPDPNKPAVDIYGPIGLRNFIWRTMELSHSQLLFPYVVHELVPTRDQCPAEEFKEFSDLARDEVSPQEAQGRILHLDPVENSYLLFDNEQLVVKAFRLFHRIPSFGFVVEEKPRTGKLNVQKLKDLGVQPGPLYGRLKNGMAVVLENGRTISPSDVLEDPIPGRKICILGDCSGVVGDAAARLCREADLLIHEATLDDTQEEKAREHGHSTPKVASDFARLCKVKKLVLTHFSQRYKPPAQVGEGDTDVTELKRQAEAVLGGQEVALAEDFMTIEIPMKK; this is encoded by the exons ATGTCGATGGATATCACTTTCCTCGGAACGGGCTCAGCATATCCCTCTCCAACAAGAGGGGCATCAGCGTTAGTGCTTCGCAGAGAAGGAGAGTGCTGGCTCTTTGACTGCGGGGAGGGAACTCAAACACAAGTGATGAAAAGCCATCTAAAAGCAG GCAGAATAACCAAGATTTTCATAACTCATCTTCACGGTGACCATTTTTTTGGGCTTCCCGGCCTGCTGTGTACGCTTAGCCTCCAAAGTAGCCCTGACCCAAACAAACCAGCCGTCGATATTTACGGACCGATCGGACTGAGAAACTTCATCTGGAGGACCATGGAGCTCTCCCACTCCCAACTTCTCTTTCCCTACGTTGTCCATGAGCTTGTCCCTACGCGGGACCAGTGCCCTGCAgaagaatttaaagaattttctgaTTTGGCCAGAGACGAGGTATCTCCCCAGGAAGCCCAGGGGAGAATTCTCCACCTGGATCCCGTGGAAAACTCTTACTTGCTGTTTGACAACGAGCAGCTGGTTGTGAAAGCATTTCGCCTGTTTCACCGCATTCCTTCCTTTGGCTTCGTAGTGGAAGAGAAGCCCCGGACTGGTAAACTCAACGTACAAAAACTGAAAGACCTTG GAGTTCAGCCAGGTCCTTTGTACGGGAGACTGAAGAATGGAATGGCCGTCGTTCTAGAAAACGGGAGAACGATTTCTCCTTCAGATGTCTTAGAAGACCCTATTCCTGGCagaaaaatttgtattttggggGATTGTTCGGGGGTGGTTGGAGACGCAGCCGCGAGGCTTTGCCGCGAAGCAGATTTGCTGATTCACGAAGCCACGCTGGACGATACCCAAGAGGAGAAGGCCAGAGAGCATGGCCATAGCACTCCAAAAGTGGCATCTGATTTTGCCAGGCTGTGTAAAGTTAAGAAGCTGGTTTTGACTCACTTCAGCCAGCGGTACAAACCACCTGCGCAGGTAGGTGAGGGAGACACCGATGTCACTGAACTGAAGCGACAGGCAGAAGCAGTGTTAGGTGGTCAAGAAGTAGCGTTAGCCGAGGATTTTATGACAATAGAAATCccaatgaaaaagtaa